A single genomic interval of Musa acuminata AAA Group cultivar baxijiao chromosome BXJ3-4, Cavendish_Baxijiao_AAA, whole genome shotgun sequence harbors:
- the LOC135636715 gene encoding phosphatidylinositol 4-phosphate 5-kinase 9-like, protein MSLPGAHVDDVERLSCCRGSSHDTGCIDDKGLSVHLFNSQDTLASSSYVSFRVTEVTLPSGDKYCGTLLGNVPEGSGKYVWSNGCAYEGEWRRGMRHGHGKIMWSSGAVYDGEFSGGYMHGNGTYSGPDNLTYKGRWKLNLRHGLGYQTYPNGDIFEGSWIQGVIEGHGKYAWANENMYIGNMKGGKMSGKGTFTWKNGDSYEGNWLDGMMHGFGVYTWVDSGCYVGTWTRGLKDGKGFFYPHGSKIPAGQELYLNALRKRGLLPDFKRQNHGSRILHASSVDMGNMKVGETRESGNVPTISVPKGHLINFEQSRAKHVSLERRWSLEVAIEKVIGHDMTLESVAESDEKAVDTNVPILEREYMQGVLISEVVISNSFLMSPRKAKRRQKRLMKEIKKPGEAIIKGHRSYDLMLSLQLGIRYTVGKITPIQRREVRASDFGPRASFWMNFPKEGSQLTPPHRAEDFKWKDYCPMVFRNLREMFKIDAADYMMSICGSAALRELSSPGKSGSIFFLSQDDRFMIKTLRKSEVKVLLRMLPNYYHHVRTYENTLITKFFGLHRVKPSSGQKFRFVVMGNMFCTELRIHRRFDLKGSSLGRSTDNVEIDENTTLKDLDLDYCFYLEPSWRDALLKQIEIDSKFLETQRIMDYSLLLGVHYRAPRHLQSYVSFHQNVTSDGLTARPEEDTQEDEIFNYPQGLVLVPRVSDGNSVVVGPHIRGSRLRASAAGFVEVDLLLPGTARLQIQLGVNMPARAEHIPRDDGTELIHEVYDVVLYLGIIDILQEYNMTKKIEHAYKSLQFDSISISAVDPEFYSQRFLKFIQTVFPENA, encoded by the exons aTGTCACTCCCTGGGGCGCATGTTGATGATGTGGAGAGACTTTCGTGTTGCAGAGGATCATCGCATGACACTGGTTGCATTGATGACAAAGGCCTCTCAGTCCATCTGTTCAATAGTCAGGATACTCTTGCCTCTAGTTCGTATGTTAGCTTTAGGGTTACTGAGGTTACACTTCCCAGTGGGGACAAGTATTGTGGCACATTACTGGGTAACGTGCCAGAGGGATCAGGGAAATATGTTTGGTCCAATGGTTGTGCTTACGAGGGCGAGTGGAGGAGAGGGATGAGGCATGGGCATGGAAAAATCATGTGGTCTTCAGGAGCTGTTTATGATGGAGAATTTTCTGGTGGATACATGCATGGGAATGGCACCTACAGTGGACCAGACAACTTGACCTACAAGGGACGGTGGAAGTTAAATCTCAGACATGGTCTGGGATATCAAACATATCCTAATGGAGATATCTTTGAAGGATCTTGGATCCAGGGAGTGATAGAAGGCCATGGTAAGTATGCTTGGGCTAATGAAAACATGTATATTGGTAACATGAAAGGAGGAAAAATGTCTGGGAAGGGTACTTTTACTTGGAAAAATGGTGACTCGTATGAAGGTAATTGGTTGGATggaatgatgcatggttttggagTCTATACTTGGGTTGATAGTGGCTGCTATGTTGGAACATGGACCAGAGGTTTGAAGGATGGAAAAGGATTCTTCTATCCACATGGAAGCAAAATTCCAGCTGGACAAGAACTTTATCTTAATGCTTTAAGAAAGCGAGGCCTGTTACCTGATTTCAAGAGACAAAACCATGGCTCACGCATCCTTCATGCTTCATCTGTTGATATGGGAAACATGAAGGTCGGTGAAACTCGAGAATCAGGTAACGTTCCAACTATAAGTGTTCCCAAAGGACACCTGATAAATTTTGAGCAGTCTCGGGCCAAACATGTGTCGTTGGAGCGGCGGTGGAGTCTCGAGGTTGCTATAGAAAAAGTTATTGGACATGATATGACACTAGAATCTGTTGCAGAGAGTGATGAAAAAGCAGTTGATACAAATGTTCCAATCCTTGAGAGGGAGTACATGCAAGGAGTTTTAATTAGTGAGGTAGTAATCAGCAACAGCTTTTTAATGTCACCTAGAAAAGCAAAGAGACGTCAAAAGAGACTGATGAAGGAAATAAAAAAGCCAGGCGAGGCAATAATAAAAGGACATAGGAGTTATGATCTAATGCTCAGCCTTCAGCTTGGAATCAG GTATACTGTAGGAAAAATTACACCAATACAAAGACGTGAAGTTCGTGCCTCAGACTTTGGGCCTAGAGCAAGCTTTTGGATGAACTTTCCAAAAGAAGGTTCACAGCTCACACCTCCTCATCGTGCAGAAGATTTTAAATGGAAAGACTATTGTCCAATGGTGTTCAG AAATTTACGGGAGATGTTCAAGATTGATGCTGCAGATTATATGATGTCAATATGTGGTAGTGCTGCACTGAGAGAGCTTTCTTCTCCAGGGAAGAGTGGTAGTATCTTCTTTCTTTCTCAGGATGATCGGTTCATGATTAAGACCCTCCGCAAATCTGAGGTTAAG GTCTTGTTGCGAATGCTTCCCAACTATTACCATCATGTGCGTACTTATGAAAATACACTCATCACTAAATTTTTTGGCCTTCACAGGGTTAAACCTTCTAGTGGGCAAAAG TTCCGGTTCGTTGTAATGGGAAACATGTTTTGCACAGAATTGAGAATTCACCGTAGATTTGATTTGAAAGGATCATCCTTGGGGCGGTCAACTGATAATGTTGAAATAGATGAGAACACAACCCTTAAAGACTTGGATCTAGATTACTGCTTTTATTTGGAACCTTCTTGGAGAGATGCTTTActcaa ACAAATTGAAATTGACAGCAAATTCTTGGAGACTCAGCGCATAATGGATTACAGTCTATTACTAGGTGTGCATTATAGAGCTCCGCGACACTTACAATCCTATGTATCTTTTCATCAAAATGTGACATCAGATGGATTGACTGCTCGACCAGAAGAAG ATACACAGGAGGATGAGATTTTCAACTACCCACAAGGCCTTGTTTTAGTCCCACGTGTAAGTGATGGAAATAGTGTTGTCGTCGGTCCTCATATTCGAGGAAGCCGTTTGCGTGCATCAGCGGCTGGTTTTGTGGAAGTGGATCTGCTTCTTCCAGGCACAGCAAG GCTCCAAATCCAGCTAGGAGTCAACATGCCTGCAAGGGCAGAACATATCCCTAGAGATGACGGGACGGAGTTGATCCATGAAGTTTACGACGTGGTTCTTTATCTAGGAATCATCGACATTCTGCAGGAATATAACATGACTAAGAAAATTGAACATGCCTACAAATCACTTCAGTTTGATTCTATTTCCATCTCAGCAGTAGACCCTGAGTTCTACTCTCAGCGGTTTCTGAAATTTATCCAAACAGTTTTCCCTGAAAATGCATAA